The DNA segment AGGACGCCGAAGGCAACGCCGAAGCGGGCATTGTCGAGACAGGAGAGCGGCGCCTTCAGCCCCTCCGCCTTCGGGAGCCGCGAGCCTTCGCCGACCTTGACCTCGTCGAGGTAGAGCGCGCCGGTGACGCTGGCGCGCATGCTGAGCTTGTGGGGAATGTCGCCGGAGGCAAAACCTCCGCGGTCGCGCTCGACGACGAAGCCGGCAATGCCGTCGGGGCCGCGAGCCCAGACGATGGCCAGATGGGCGATCTGCGCGTTGGTGATCCAGAGCTTGCGCCCGGAGATGGACCAGCCCTCCTCCGTGCGCACCGCGCGCGAGTCCATCGCGCCGGGATCGCTGCCGTGCTCCGGCTCGGTGAGGCCGAAGCAGCCGATCACCTTTCCGGCGGCCATCTCCGGCAGCCACTTCTCCTTCTGCGCCTCGGACCCGTAGCGCCAGATGGCGTACATCGCGAGGCTGGTCTGCACGGAGACGAAGGAGCGCAAGCCGGAGTCGCACGCCTCCAGCTCGTGGCAAGCGAGCCCGTACGCCGTGCTCCCCATGCCCGCGCACCCATAGCCCTCGAGGTTGGCGCCGAGCAGTCCGAGCTTCGCCAGCTCCGGGATGAGCTCGGTGCCGAAGCGGCCCGCCTCGTAATCCTCGACGATGCGCGGCATGCACCGGTCCTTGACGAACCGGCGCACGCTGCTTCGCACCATCTTTTCGTCTTCGTGGAGGAGCGGGTCCCAGGCGATCAACTGCTCGACGTCCATCGTGTCCATGCGTGACCCCGCTGCGCGAGCGCGCCGCTTCGCGAGCTTTCGCAGAGCATCTACCGCATCCGCGGGCGCGCGTCAGGCCTGTTCGACCGCGCGACTCCCTGCCGCGTGGAGTTGCTGGAGCAGCTCCCGATGCTCGGCGGCGAACGCGGCGCCGCGGGCGCGCATGGCGGTCGCCAGCGCGGCGGGCAGGTCGAGCGCGGCTCCCTTCGCTGCCGCACCCCGATAGGCTGCGGCGAAATCGGGCGGCACCCGCAGCGACCAGTTCTCGGGGCTCACGGTCCCAGGGCGGTTGTAGACCTCCCGCAAGCCGAGCAAGTCGGTGAAGAAGACCATCACGTTGCGCGCGGGGCCGACGAAGAGGTCGGCGAGCTGTGCGCGCGCGAGCGCCTGCGGAGATGCCGCCATCTGCGCGATCCACCGCGGCCGCGTGCCGACATCGGGCACCAGGCGTGAGGCGAGATAGGCCGCGCGCTGTTCCGACATGCCCGATACCGCCCACCGCTCCGCGACACGCCAGATGGACTCGGTATCGTGCGTCCCGACCATGATCCAGTCCTGCGGTCGCGCGTTTTCCGCGCGGTAGACGTCGCGGGGATCGCTCAATACGGACTTCTGCGTGACACGGAAGCGGCCGAGCCCGTGCCGCTCCAGTACGCGCCGCACCGGATACGGCTGCGTGCTCAGCACCTCCGCGATGATCTCGTCGGTGCCGCGGCCGCGCGCCGCCGCCATGTCGACCAGCGCGTCGAACAGCATGGCGTACTGCTCGACTTGTGCCGGCGAGAGCACGCGAACCCTGCCGTCGGCGTACGGTA comes from the Deltaproteobacteria bacterium genome and includes:
- a CDS encoding acyl-CoA dehydrogenase, which gives rise to MDVEQLIAWDPLLHEDEKMVRSSVRRFVKDRCMPRIVEDYEAGRFGTELIPELAKLGLLGANLEGYGCAGMGSTAYGLACHELEACDSGLRSFVSVQTSLAMYAIWRYGSEAQKEKWLPEMAAGKVIGCFGLTEPEHGSDPGAMDSRAVRTEEGWSISGRKLWITNAQIAHLAIVWARGPDGIAGFVVERDRGGFASGDIPHKLSMRASVTGALYLDEVKVGEGSRLPKAEGLKAPLSCLDNARFGVAFGVLGAARACLEQAIAYTRERRQFGVPVASKQLVQAELADIASEVVKASLLSLHYARLKEQGKLHPVQTSLLKRNNCRIALDAARRSRALLGANGVAGDFHIMRHAANLESTFTYEGTDQIHTLSIGRALTGLPAF